Proteins co-encoded in one Malus domestica chromosome 09, GDT2T_hap1 genomic window:
- the LOC108173825 gene encoding uncharacterized protein, translating into MLAFYDGQCPLFFLGEAARAYDLAALKYDCSLTHINFPLHSCALAEGSSWLTLSLGPISASLTRLTSTPQRNLDHWSKKLVPCHFENFGSLEAEIGCLLDTMRLEWVQSEHS; encoded by the exons atgcTTGCTTTCTATGATGGACAATGTCCCCTTTTTTTCTTAG GAGAAGCTGCAAGAGCTTATGATCTTGCTGCACTTAAGTACGACTGTTCTTTAACTCATATAAACTTTCCG TTACACTCCTGTGCTCTCGCAGAGGGAAGCTCATGGCTCACACTATCGCTTGGGCCAATCTCGGCCTCACTCACCCGTCTGACATCGACGCCCCAAAG AAATTTGGATCATTGGAGCAAGAAGTTGGTTCCTTGCCATTTTGAG AATTTTGGGTCATTGGAGGCAGAAATTGGTTGCTTGCTTGACACGATGAG ATTGGAATGGGTACAATCTGAGCACTCCTAA